A region from the Thermodesulfobacteriota bacterium genome encodes:
- a CDS encoding DUF2802 domain-containing protein has product MDRFNNVETLMIVQLGIEIILVLFVIFLLLKFRKTRSGQLNGSIENVAGLIRETEKICKTLANNLKEKRALADKLLSDMDQRIGEMRKLSERAAQSTGCHISTPHKQPDAPYTNVVELSRYGLSADEIAERLSMTRGEVELVLGLAREEIA; this is encoded by the coding sequence GTGGATCGTTTCAATAACGTAGAAACCTTAATGATCGTTCAACTTGGGATCGAGATTATCCTGGTCCTGTTTGTGATTTTCTTATTGCTTAAGTTCAGAAAGACCCGCTCTGGCCAGTTAAATGGCAGTATCGAAAACGTCGCTGGACTAATCCGTGAAACAGAAAAGATCTGCAAGACCCTGGCGAACAATCTAAAGGAGAAAAGGGCGCTGGCTGATAAGTTGCTGTCCGATATGGATCAAAGGATAGGAGAGATGCGTAAATTATCAGAAAGGGCGGCTCAATCGACCGGATGCCATATTTCTACTCCCCATAAACAGCCTGATGCCCCATATACAAATGTCGTGGAACTGTCGCGTTACGGGCTTTCTGCGGATGAAATTGCCGAGCGGCTATCAATGACCAGAGGAGAAGTGGAATTGGTTTTAGGGCTGGCAAGAGAGGAAATAGCATAG
- the flhF gene encoding flagellar biosynthesis protein FlhF, producing MKIKRYEARDINAAVQMVKSELGPEAIILSTKRLRKGNGLLGGTGKSMVEVVAAIDYEPREPMVNTAFLPEKCSADYLPGPVNNQLITSQLPEVSALRAEVAGLKRMIQAAVGPRPEMRHSGQAGLSAVPAQAGRPLNQAVDTLTAYLESIGLESALVCSLLEGAGLDGRADPAESSARLRDIITGRLLDQIVLGRWDEEKANRPCVWAFIGPTGVGKTTTCAKLAAHFALKEKKRVALISADNYRIAASEQLKTYAHILGVPFTAVFKDQDLSRAINRNQDKDIILIDTAGRSPHHEEHMQEMARYIYAHPAIEGQLVVSATTQNGVIEDILAKYLALSVKGCIFSKIDESRFYGPIFNQAVRFKSPIFYFTTGQRVPEDIEAATRKRLINMLWSELREGV from the coding sequence ATGAAGATTAAGCGGTACGAAGCCAGGGACATTAACGCAGCGGTGCAGATGGTCAAGAGCGAGCTGGGACCGGAAGCGATTATCCTTTCTACAAAGAGGCTCAGGAAGGGCAACGGGCTTTTGGGGGGCACAGGGAAATCCATGGTAGAAGTAGTGGCGGCCATAGACTACGAGCCCCGGGAGCCTATGGTGAATACCGCTTTCCTGCCCGAAAAATGCAGCGCCGATTATCTCCCGGGGCCGGTAAACAATCAGTTAATAACCAGCCAATTACCGGAAGTATCCGCTCTTCGGGCCGAGGTTGCCGGTCTGAAAAGGATGATCCAGGCGGCGGTCGGGCCCCGGCCGGAGATGCGCCATAGCGGGCAGGCAGGCTTGTCTGCCGTGCCGGCACAGGCAGGCAGGCCGTTAAATCAGGCAGTAGATACTCTGACCGCCTATCTCGAATCTATCGGCCTGGAATCCGCTCTGGTCTGTTCTTTGCTGGAGGGCGCGGGACTGGATGGGAGAGCCGATCCGGCTGAATCATCTGCCAGGCTCAGAGACATAATAACCGGGCGGTTGCTGGATCAAATCGTTCTGGGGCGATGGGATGAAGAAAAAGCAAACCGTCCCTGCGTCTGGGCCTTTATCGGTCCTACAGGTGTGGGTAAGACCACTACCTGCGCCAAGCTGGCCGCCCATTTTGCTTTAAAGGAGAAGAAAAGGGTGGCCCTGATCTCGGCGGATAATTATCGTATCGCGGCCTCCGAACAGCTCAAGACCTACGCCCATATCCTGGGGGTGCCCTTTACGGCTGTCTTTAAAGACCAGGATCTGTCGCGGGCCATTAACCGGAATCAGGATAAAGACATAATCCTGATTGATACGGCCGGCCGAAGCCCGCATCATGAAGAACACATGCAGGAGATGGCCAGATATATTTATGCCCACCCGGCTATCGAAGGGCAGCTTGTGGTCAGCGCCACCACGCAGAACGGCGTCATAGAGGATATACTTGCGAAGTACCTGGCCTTGTCGGTTAAGGGCTGTATTTTTTCCAAGATCGACGAATCCCGCTTTTATGGCCCGATATTTAATCAGGCGGTGCGTTTCAAGTCGCCCATCTTTTATTTTACTACCGGCCAGCGGGTGCCCGAGGATATAGAGGCGGCTACGCGTAAGAGACTGATAAATATGTTATGGAGCGAATTACGTGAAGGAGTTTAG
- a CDS encoding methyl-accepting chemotaxis protein gives MKLSVGKKIGGGFLIVLVLLTVVGVIGFFGSRYLLKEAITLADLHEHTAELVQMEIDHLDWKNKVAVQLADPNCKKIEVEVDEHKCNLGKFLYGEERKHFEAHWPFLAPMFLAMEKPHHDLHRSVEEMNALLAGVTGAGTGEMGEGTDMAAPVQPIVSDARRQAEEIFRAKTLPLLDEVRGKLAEASQEMAKNMLTAKGMINDASSINTILAIAAIIAIILGAAIALFIRRDITRVLYRLIGELDNNSGQITDASTQVSTSSQQLAELASEQAASLEETSASMEEMASMTKQNADNAQQAARLMDETKTVVGKTGDQMEQMAGSMNRIKGQGEEVGKIVKTIDEIAFQTNLLALNAAVEAARAGEAGAGFAVVADEVRNLAQRAAEAAKNTSSLIEETIKNIKEGHELVTQTQGAFQDVATSANKVAELVGEIAEASKEQAQGISQINTAVVEMDKAVQNNAASAEESASAAEELGSQAQSLKDMVTELADYVGTVNGGQLSSEKKEKGSSIINAAKRLIPLNGARKAEPGSRPQPQQPKTQAKGTPKKPVKPEEVIPFEDDGGSFKDF, from the coding sequence ATGAAGCTCAGTGTAGGGAAAAAGATAGGCGGGGGGTTCCTGATTGTCCTGGTATTGCTCACTGTGGTCGGGGTGATCGGCTTTTTCGGCAGCCGGTACCTGCTTAAGGAGGCCATAACATTAGCGGACCTCCATGAGCATACGGCCGAGTTGGTCCAGATGGAGATCGACCACTTGGACTGGAAAAATAAGGTGGCTGTCCAACTTGCCGACCCGAATTGTAAAAAGATCGAGGTGGAAGTGGATGAGCATAAATGTAATTTGGGTAAGTTCTTATACGGGGAGGAAAGGAAACATTTTGAGGCGCATTGGCCTTTTCTTGCCCCGATGTTTTTGGCCATGGAAAAGCCGCACCATGACCTCCACCGCTCTGTAGAGGAGATGAACGCCCTTCTGGCCGGGGTGACGGGCGCCGGCACGGGTGAGATGGGTGAAGGAACAGACATGGCCGCGCCGGTTCAGCCTATAGTAAGTGATGCCCGGAGGCAGGCAGAGGAGATATTTCGCGCCAAGACCCTGCCGCTCCTCGATGAGGTTAGAGGAAAACTTGCTGAAGCGAGCCAGGAAATGGCAAAAAATATGCTGACCGCGAAGGGCATGATTAATGACGCTTCAAGTATCAATACCATCCTGGCCATTGCGGCTATTATAGCCATTATTCTGGGCGCGGCCATCGCCTTATTTATCCGCCGCGATATTACCCGTGTGCTTTACCGGTTGATAGGCGAGCTTGATAATAATTCAGGGCAGATTACGGATGCCTCTACCCAGGTATCCACTTCCTCGCAGCAACTGGCCGAGCTGGCCAGTGAACAGGCCGCATCGCTGGAAGAGACTTCCGCCTCTATGGAAGAGATGGCCTCTATGACCAAACAGAATGCCGATAATGCCCAGCAGGCGGCGCGGCTCATGGATGAGACGAAGACGGTGGTGGGCAAGACGGGTGACCAGATGGAGCAGATGGCGGGTTCCATGAACAGGATCAAGGGTCAGGGGGAGGAGGTCGGCAAGATCGTCAAGACGATCGATGAGATCGCCTTCCAGACCAACCTGCTGGCGTTAAACGCGGCAGTAGAGGCGGCGCGTGCGGGTGAGGCCGGGGCCGGGTTTGCCGTAGTGGCCGACGAGGTGCGCAATCTGGCGCAGCGCGCGGCAGAGGCGGCCAAGAACACGTCCTCGCTCATTGAAGAGACTATAAAGAACATCAAAGAGGGACATGAACTGGTTACCCAGACCCAGGGGGCCTTTCAGGATGTGGCCACCAGCGCTAACAAGGTGGCGGAACTGGTGGGAGAGATCGCCGAGGCCTCCAAAGAGCAGGCTCAGGGGATTAGCCAGATAAATACCGCGGTGGTGGAGATGGACAAGGCCGTACAGAATAATGCGGCCAGCGCTGAAGAATCGGCCTCAGCCGCAGAAGAGCTCGGCAGCCAGGCCCAGTCATTAAAAGATATGGTTACAGAGTTAGCCGATTATGTGGGGACGGTGAATGGGGGGCAGTTGTCTTCGGAAAAGAAGGAGAAGGGGTCTTCCATAATCAACGCGGCAAAAAGGCTCATACCCCTTAATGGTGCCCGGAAGGCTGAACCCGGCTCCAGACCTCAACCCCAGCAGCCCAAAACACAGGCCAAGGGTACCCCCAAAAAGCCGGTTAAACCGGAGGAAGTCATTCCTTTTGAAGACGATGGAGGGTCGTTTAAGGATTTTTAA
- a CDS encoding flagellar basal body-associated FliL family protein, with the protein MSDTDKDKEDPEKETQDPDNQPEEQAEGHDLAPGDIPIAAESGEGETKDEDPPEPGQASTEEETAAEAGTTVSVTSAEAETEAGAGDESKDKEENISGKIPPDPPLEKGGGDDFQAKGGKGEKGEEKTPAEIAYSGLGGKILDFSRAVWGKSKSFLARIVPASIWTVAGQNKRLVFIILACFLILGTAVSSFLLGRRYDSHSSLSGEKRAQAVIKGERYSLKPFLIPFNEGGTDVFLRVRVDFVTEEGVASEIRRKELMLREAIYAFFLSKELDAVQQGQNDKALADELRRVLNNYLRPKRIQKVLFVDYVFT; encoded by the coding sequence ATGAGCGATACAGACAAAGACAAAGAAGACCCGGAAAAAGAAACACAAGATCCGGACAACCAGCCGGAAGAACAAGCGGAAGGCCATGACCTTGCCCCCGGCGATATCCCTATCGCCGCTGAGTCCGGGGAAGGTGAGACCAAGGACGAAGACCCTCCGGAACCCGGCCAGGCCTCTACAGAAGAAGAAACGGCGGCCGAGGCCGGGACAACTGTATCTGTAACGAGCGCAGAAGCTGAGACAGAGGCCGGGGCCGGAGACGAAAGCAAGGACAAAGAGGAAAACATATCGGGAAAAATCCCCCCTGACCCCCCTTTGGAAAAGGGGGGTGGGGATGATTTTCAGGCGAAAGGGGGAAAGGGAGAGAAAGGCGAAGAGAAAACACCGGCTGAGATCGCTTATAGCGGTTTGGGAGGCAAGATATTAGACTTCTCCAGGGCCGTTTGGGGAAAGAGTAAGTCATTTCTTGCCCGTATTGTTCCTGCATCTATTTGGACGGTTGCAGGCCAAAATAAGAGACTAGTATTTATCATTTTGGCCTGTTTTTTGATCTTGGGCACGGCTGTATCCTCTTTTCTGTTAGGCAGGAGATATGATAGCCATTCCAGCCTGTCGGGGGAGAAAAGGGCTCAAGCTGTAATCAAAGGGGAGAGATATAGTTTAAAACCATTTTTGATTCCATTTAACGAAGGCGGGACGGATGTTTTCTTGAGAGTGCGGGTTGATTTTGTGACAGAGGAGGGCGTAGCGTCGGAGATCAGGAGAAAAGAATTGATGTTACGTGAGGCGATTTATGCTTTTTTCCTTTCCAAGGAGCTCGATGCAGTGCAGCAGGGGCAAAATGATAAGGCCCTTGCGGATGAGCTGCGCCGGGTTTTAAATAATTATTTAAGGCCGAAGAGAATACAGAAGGTACTGTTTGTGGATTATGTTTTTACCTGA
- a CDS encoding epoxyqueuosine reductase QueH: protein MNLLLHICCAPCTIYPLKVLRGEGMRITGFFYNPNIHPYLEFKRRLDTLKEYSRQAELDVIYDETYYLREFLRAVVGHEDERCGLCYTLRLREAARVARKEKCDAFATTLLYSRYQKHELIIRTAEDMAKEYGIPFYYHDFREGWQEGIDKSKALNLYRQPYCGCIYSEQERYDRRVRNSY, encoded by the coding sequence ATGAACCTATTACTCCACATCTGCTGCGCTCCCTGCACTATTTACCCCTTGAAGGTGCTGCGTGGCGAGGGTATGCGCATTACCGGTTTTTTCTACAATCCCAATATCCACCCCTACCTGGAATTTAAAAGGCGTTTGGATACGTTAAAGGAGTATTCCAGACAGGCCGAATTGGACGTCATCTATGATGAGACCTATTATTTGCGGGAGTTTTTGCGTGCGGTGGTCGGCCATGAGGATGAGCGCTGCGGCCTCTGCTATACCCTGCGCTTGAGGGAGGCGGCCAGAGTGGCCCGGAAGGAGAAATGCGATGCCTTTGCCACCACCCTCCTTTACAGCCGGTACCAAAAACATGAGCTTATAATCAGGACGGCTGAAGATATGGCGAAGGAATATGGCATTCCATTTTATTATCATGACTTTCGGGAAGGATGGCAGGAGGGGATTGATAAGTCAAAGGCCCTTAATCTGTACCGGCAACCGTATTGTGGCTGTATTTACAGCGAGCAGGAACGATATGACCGGAGGGTTAGAAATAGCTATTAG
- a CDS encoding FapA family protein: protein MEDNPEEKNQLTEPADIPAEEGGPSFDLIVSEDEMEACLVIKGRFEMSGEEARNMINQALAGKKIAFGIDETAMDQCLAELSSEGVKRYVIARGVQPKPGKDAAILFKLGDEKKIGKLDEYANMDFRERGNIPYVGADDLLAIKSPMVKGEGGSTVTGKAIPAPPVHDAALKAGKNVRIVGGERAEAKVNGAVYIDSQQRIDVSPVFRIDGDVNYATGNINFDGLVQVSGAVLSGFRVRAGGLMARLIERDTRIEVTGDLTVTDGIIGSEVNVAGAMKCGYIRGSRVMAEGDVMVDVEILDSYVSSLGTVAVSRPNGRIVNSTIISKKGVEAYNLGSPSSPRSVIIIGLDYQSDAHIQALNEEIFRYEESLHKLEEKFKEIAAVKKYVEDEVELIKKKLPSSLDTRQKYRLHTQYKDLCSRQKELHKNYHYLLDAIVTFKGKIEELEAEKRRLMAEQVRVDPGVYLKVRGIAFEGNIVRGKIAFMEFHENKKTIRAHETIIYRDREDGGQEKDIRIELEPM, encoded by the coding sequence ATGGAAGATAATCCCGAAGAAAAAAACCAGCTAACGGAGCCGGCAGATATCCCGGCTGAAGAAGGCGGTCCATCCTTTGACCTGATAGTGTCAGAGGATGAGATGGAGGCCTGTCTGGTTATCAAAGGCAGATTTGAAATGTCCGGTGAAGAGGCCCGCAACATGATTAACCAGGCGCTGGCCGGGAAAAAGATCGCTTTCGGTATTGATGAAACAGCTATGGACCAGTGTCTGGCGGAGCTTTCCTCCGAGGGAGTGAAAAGGTATGTTATTGCCCGCGGGGTTCAGCCTAAACCCGGCAAGGACGCCGCTATCCTATTTAAGTTAGGCGATGAAAAGAAGATCGGCAAGTTGGACGAATATGCCAACATGGATTTTCGGGAGCGCGGGAATATCCCTTATGTAGGGGCGGACGACCTGCTGGCCATCAAAAGCCCCATGGTCAAAGGTGAAGGAGGATCTACGGTCACCGGTAAGGCCATACCGGCGCCGCCGGTGCATGACGCGGCCTTAAAGGCCGGTAAAAATGTACGCATAGTGGGCGGAGAAAGGGCGGAAGCAAAGGTCAACGGGGCGGTTTATATTGACAGCCAGCAGAGGATCGATGTCTCACCCGTGTTCCGGATCGATGGTGACGTGAATTATGCCACTGGTAATATCAATTTTGACGGTCTGGTCCAGGTTTCAGGGGCAGTTCTCTCCGGGTTTCGTGTGCGGGCCGGCGGCCTTATGGCCAGGCTGATTGAGCGTGACACCCGGATAGAAGTCACAGGTGACCTGACGGTAACCGATGGTATTATCGGTTCGGAGGTGAACGTTGCCGGGGCAATGAAATGCGGTTATATCCGGGGGTCCAGGGTGATGGCCGAAGGCGATGTCATGGTGGATGTGGAGATACTGGACAGTTATGTATCTTCCCTGGGGACGGTCGCGGTCAGCAGGCCGAACGGGAGGATTGTAAACAGCACCATTATCAGCAAAAAGGGTGTAGAGGCGTACAATCTGGGTTCTCCATCCAGCCCGCGCAGCGTGATTATTATCGGATTGGACTATCAAAGCGATGCCCATATCCAGGCATTGAACGAAGAGATATTCCGGTATGAGGAAAGTCTCCATAAACTTGAGGAGAAATTTAAAGAAATAGCCGCTGTCAAGAAATATGTAGAAGACGAGGTCGAACTTATCAAGAAAAAACTGCCTTCTTCCCTGGATACCCGGCAGAAGTACCGGCTGCATACGCAATATAAAGACCTGTGTTCCCGGCAAAAAGAATTGCATAAGAATTATCACTACCTCCTCGATGCTATTGTCACCTTCAAGGGGAAGATAGAGGAACTGGAGGCCGAGAAACGGCGTCTGATGGCCGAACAGGTAAGGGTGGACCCCGGTGTATATTTAAAAGTGCGGGGGATAGCCTTTGAGGGAAACATAGTCAGGGGCAAAATAGCGTTTATGGAATTTCATGAGAACAAAAAAACCATCCGTGCCCATGAGACCATTATATACCGTGACCGGGAAGACGGCGGGCAGGAAAAGGACATCCGGATCGAGTTGGAGCCGATGTAA
- a CDS encoding FliA/WhiG family RNA polymerase sigma factor: MKKYNANAARLKDYTQYYFKGEKTVDAKQREELIIKYTPLIKYLAGKLAMRLPAHISMDDLVSSGTIGLIDAINKFDPGKNIQFKTYAEFRIRGAMLDELRSLDWVPRSVRRKIADIEKAYNALQKERGRPAEDEEVADRLGLSLADFYHLIDTVKGVSLTDLNIIRRRTSEDSDDDFFEIVADGRQSDPFVSLGLAQLRDIIAGAIDELPEKERLVVSLYYYEDLTMREIGEIMGYTESRISQMHTKATLRLRGALLGHFDRGA, translated from the coding sequence ATGAAAAAGTATAATGCTAATGCTGCCAGATTAAAAGACTATACCCAGTATTATTTCAAGGGTGAAAAGACTGTAGATGCCAAACAGAGGGAGGAATTGATTATTAAATATACTCCTTTAATTAAATATCTGGCCGGCAAACTGGCCATGCGTCTGCCCGCGCATATCTCTATGGATGATCTTGTCAGTTCAGGGACGATAGGGCTTATTGACGCTATAAATAAATTCGACCCCGGTAAGAATATTCAATTCAAGACATACGCGGAGTTTCGCATACGCGGGGCTATGTTGGATGAGTTGCGTTCTCTGGATTGGGTGCCTCGCTCGGTGCGTCGCAAGATTGCCGATATAGAGAAGGCATACAACGCCTTGCAAAAAGAACGGGGCAGGCCGGCCGAGGACGAGGAAGTAGCAGACAGATTGGGCCTTTCTCTGGCGGACTTTTATCATTTGATTGATACGGTAAAGGGAGTATCGCTGACTGATCTAAACATAATACGCCGGAGGACATCCGAGGATTCTGACGATGATTTTTTTGAAATCGTGGCGGACGGGAGGCAGAGCGACCCCTTTGTTTCACTCGGCCTGGCGCAACTGCGGGATATAATCGCCGGCGCCATTGACGAACTGCCGGAAAAGGAGAGATTAGTGGTTTCGCTCTATTATTATGAGGACTTAACTATGCGGGAGATAGGGGAGATCATGGGATATACCGAGTCGCGGATTTCACAGATGCACACCAAGGCCACCCTTCGCCTGCGCGGCGCTCTCCTGGGGCATTTCGACCGGGGAGCATAA
- the flhA gene encoding flagellar biosynthesis protein FlhA encodes MADQVRSPAVSLPSLDSGNLVMAVGVVGILLVMIVPLPPFVLDILLTFSLTFGLVILLMAMYSASPLDFSVFPSLLLITTLFRLSLNVASTRLILSYGNEGAESAGQVIKSFGTFVIGGNYVIGAIVFIIMVVINFVVITKGAGRIAEVAARFTLDAMPGKQMSIDADLNAGLIDDREARRRRAEIARESEFYGAMDGASKFVRGEAIAGIIIIFVNILGGILIGVFQKGLPVVDAVQNYTLLTIGDGLVAQIPALVISTAAGILVSRAASEVGMGREFANQFGSQIQAMGVAAGIIFLFGLIPGLPHIPFILFSAAIGSLAFFLYRSRQASEAGVMEEATAAKPTREPEIVESLLPLDTLSLEVGYGLIPLVDEKQGGDLLERIRALRRQFALDMGLIVPPIHIRDNLQLKPGNYAVLIRGIEVARGELLPGYHLAMDAGEVKRKVEGIPTTEPAFNLSALWITDKVKEEAQLAGYTVVDMATVVATHLTEVIRSHADELLGRQEVQKLLDNLAKTNSKAVEEANTVFSLGGLQKVLQNLLRERISIRDLLTIVETIADYAPITKDPDILTEYVRQKLARSITKEFLTPEGTLPVLALSQNIEDVLREGIQRTEQGTFLSIEPNLAQRIINYINRGAEQCLVLNYQPIILCSPIVRRHLRRLVERFVPNVLILSHNELSSDMKVQSVGIIELGHED; translated from the coding sequence ATGGCTGATCAGGTACGAAGCCCCGCCGTGAGCCTGCCGTCATTAGATAGCGGAAATCTCGTTATGGCTGTCGGGGTAGTAGGCATTTTGCTGGTGATGATCGTTCCCCTGCCGCCTTTTGTTTTGGACATCCTTCTCACCTTCAGCCTGACCTTTGGCCTGGTCATTCTGCTCATGGCCATGTACAGCGCCAGTCCTCTTGATTTTTCCGTTTTCCCGTCTTTACTTCTGATTACCACCCTCTTTCGCCTGTCTTTAAATGTGGCCTCGACCCGCCTCATTCTTTCCTATGGCAATGAGGGGGCAGAGTCCGCCGGACAGGTCATCAAGTCCTTCGGGACCTTTGTAATCGGAGGGAACTACGTCATCGGGGCCATTGTCTTTATTATCATGGTGGTTATTAATTTTGTGGTAATCACCAAGGGCGCGGGGCGTATAGCCGAGGTGGCGGCCCGTTTTACCTTGGACGCCATGCCCGGAAAACAGATGAGTATAGATGCGGACTTAAACGCCGGCCTTATAGATGATCGCGAGGCCAGGCGCAGAAGGGCGGAGATTGCCAGGGAGTCGGAATTCTATGGGGCTATGGACGGCGCCAGCAAGTTTGTGCGCGGGGAGGCTATCGCCGGCATCATCATTATATTTGTAAATATCCTGGGCGGCATACTTATCGGTGTTTTTCAGAAAGGCTTGCCGGTGGTAGACGCAGTGCAGAATTACACGTTACTTACCATCGGCGATGGTCTGGTGGCGCAGATACCGGCCCTGGTCATTTCTACCGCTGCGGGCATCTTGGTAAGCCGGGCGGCGTCTGAAGTAGGCATGGGAAGGGAATTCGCCAATCAGTTCGGATCTCAGATACAGGCCATGGGCGTCGCGGCAGGCATCATCTTTTTGTTCGGTTTGATACCGGGACTGCCGCACATCCCCTTTATTCTTTTTTCCGCAGCAATCGGCTCTCTGGCCTTTTTCCTCTACCGCAGCAGGCAGGCCTCTGAAGCCGGGGTCATGGAAGAGGCCACAGCGGCCAAACCAACGAGGGAGCCGGAGATTGTGGAGAGTCTTCTTCCGCTGGATACGCTCTCTTTAGAGGTTGGTTATGGTCTCATCCCTTTAGTGGATGAAAAACAAGGCGGCGATCTCCTGGAAAGAATACGGGCGCTCCGCCGGCAGTTCGCCCTGGATATGGGCCTTATTGTCCCGCCTATCCACATACGGGATAATTTGCAGTTAAAACCCGGGAACTATGCCGTGCTTATCAGAGGGATTGAAGTGGCGCGAGGTGAATTATTGCCCGGATACCATTTAGCCATGGATGCCGGAGAAGTAAAACGCAAAGTAGAGGGCATACCCACTACCGAGCCGGCCTTTAATCTGTCCGCCCTGTGGATTACGGACAAAGTCAAGGAGGAGGCGCAACTGGCGGGTTATACGGTAGTGGATATGGCGACGGTTGTGGCTACGCATTTAACCGAAGTCATCCGCAGCCATGCCGATGAGCTGCTCGGGCGTCAGGAAGTTCAGAAGTTACTGGATAATCTCGCCAAAACCAATTCCAAGGCAGTGGAAGAAGCTAATACCGTTTTCTCCCTGGGCGGGCTGCAGAAGGTCCTTCAGAATCTTTTGCGGGAAAGGATATCTATACGGGATCTGCTCACTATTGTAGAGACCATAGCGGACTATGCCCCGATTACCAAAGACCCGGACATCCTTACTGAATATGTACGCCAGAAACTGGCCCGGTCCATCACCAAGGAATTTTTGACCCCGGAGGGGACATTACCGGTGCTGGCACTGAGCCAGAATATCGAAGATGTGTTGCGGGAAGGGATACAGAGGACAGAGCAAGGCACTTTCCTTTCCATTGAGCCTAATCTGGCCCAGCGTATCATCAATTATATCAACCGTGGCGCAGAGCAATGCCTGGTGCTTAATTATCAGCCCATCATTCTATGTTCACCCATCGTCAGGCGGCATTTGCGGCGGCTGGTGGAGAGGTTTGTTCCTAACGTACTTATTCTTTCACATAACGAATTGTCATCTGATATGAAAGTCCAATCTGTGGGGATAATAGAACTCGGCCATGAAGATTAA
- a CDS encoding MinD/ParA family protein, with translation MDQAVGLRSRLKSSPYMPSDIGRSNSCAEDHIPRVISFTSGKGGVGKTNVVANLAFALSRKGKRVLVLDADLSLANIDILLGLAPKYTMRHVFSGEKTLDEILVEGPGGMRIMPASSGVQELADLSESQKLYLLNELEGLRNCIDILIIDTAAGISSNVIYFNLASHERVVIVTPEPTSIADAYALIKILSTKHDIKRFSILVNLAVTEAEAESVFKRLSMVTDRFLGSMSLDYWGLIPHDACIPRAVKKQRVVVDLYPEASSSRRFVELAESICNRNYEDRSDGNIKFFWKNLLQVPGAL, from the coding sequence ATGGATCAGGCTGTGGGTCTGAGAAGTAGGTTGAAGTCATCACCCTATATGCCGTCCGATATAGGCAGGTCCAATTCTTGTGCGGAGGACCATATCCCCAGGGTAATTTCCTTTACCAGCGGGAAAGGCGGAGTAGGCAAGACTAATGTGGTGGCTAACCTGGCCTTTGCCTTATCCAGGAAGGGCAAGAGGGTGTTAGTGCTGGATGCCGATCTGAGTCTGGCCAATATTGATATATTGCTGGGATTAGCGCCCAAATACACCATGCGCCACGTCTTTTCCGGTGAAAAGACGTTGGATGAGATTTTAGTCGAGGGGCCCGGCGGCATGCGGATTATGCCGGCCAGTTCCGGGGTTCAGGAACTGGCGGACCTCTCGGAGAGTCAGAAACTGTATCTGCTTAACGAACTCGAAGGGCTGCGCAATTGTATAGATATCCTGATTATTGATACAGCCGCCGGTATTTCTTCGAATGTGATCTATTTCAATTTGGCATCCCACGAGAGGGTGGTTATAGTAACCCCCGAGCCCACATCCATCGCCGATGCTTATGCCTTAATCAAGATTCTTTCCACTAAACATGACATCAAGCGATTTAGTATCCTGGTAAATCTGGCTGTTACAGAGGCCGAAGCCGAGTCAGTTTTTAAGAGGTTGAGTATGGTGACAGACAGATTTCTGGGGAGCATGTCTCTGGATTACTGGGGCCTTATACCTCACGATGCGTGTATCCCCAGGGCCGTTAAAAAACAAAGAGTGGTGGTTGACTTATATCCGGAGGCCTCTTCCAGCAGACGATTTGTGGAGCTGGCCGAAAGTATCTGCAACCGGAACTACGAAGACCGGTCGGACGGAAATATCAAATTTTTCTGGAAAAATTTATTACAAGTCCCGGGGGCCTTATGA